In Gemmatimonadetes bacterium T265, one DNA window encodes the following:
- a CDS encoding proline dehydrogenase, with protein sequence MLRSALLYLSSQQQVFDFVRHNGLAKTMASRFVAGEEVEPALDAVAALNAKGITASLDLLGESVTNEAEAREAGRQYVHLLDRIRERGLDANVSVKLTAMGLDISEELCVEVLHAVLGRARDYGTFVRLDMESSAYTERTLRLFYDRLYPVYPENVGIVLQSYLYRTGQDAADAARARARVRICKGAYKEPPSVAFPEKRDVDASYVRSMHTLMRDGHYPGLATHDEAIIAEAKRFARAEGIGPERYEFQMLYGVRRDLQEQLVREGYRLRVYVPFGTSWYPYLMRRLAERPANLMFMTANVVREALGGSGRGGAPATNDARSAAAPGGDAFRTNGAHGAGATAAGERRDARADVAGAGADRR encoded by the coding sequence ATGCTCCGCAGCGCGCTCCTTTACCTGTCGAGTCAGCAGCAGGTCTTCGACTTCGTCCGCCACAACGGACTCGCGAAAACGATGGCGTCGCGGTTCGTCGCGGGCGAAGAGGTCGAGCCCGCGCTCGACGCGGTCGCGGCGCTGAACGCGAAGGGCATCACCGCCTCGCTCGACCTCCTCGGAGAGAGCGTGACGAACGAGGCCGAGGCGCGCGAGGCGGGGCGGCAGTACGTGCATCTGCTCGACCGCATCCGCGAGCGCGGCCTCGACGCGAACGTGAGCGTGAAGCTCACCGCGATGGGGCTCGACATCTCGGAGGAGCTCTGCGTCGAGGTGCTCCACGCGGTGCTCGGCCGCGCGCGCGACTACGGCACCTTCGTGCGGCTCGACATGGAGTCGAGCGCGTACACCGAACGCACGCTGCGCCTCTTCTACGACCGGCTGTACCCGGTGTACCCGGAGAACGTCGGCATCGTGCTGCAGAGTTACCTATACCGCACGGGGCAGGACGCGGCCGACGCGGCCCGGGCGCGCGCTCGGGTGCGCATCTGCAAGGGCGCGTACAAGGAGCCGCCGTCGGTCGCGTTCCCCGAGAAGCGCGACGTCGACGCGAGCTACGTCCGGTCGATGCACACGCTGATGCGCGACGGGCACTACCCGGGGCTCGCGACGCACGACGAGGCGATCATCGCCGAGGCGAAGCGGTTCGCGCGGGCCGAGGGGATCGGGCCCGAGCGCTACGAATTCCAGATGCTCTACGGCGTGCGGCGCGACCTGCAGGAGCAACTCGTGCGCGAGGGCTACCGGCTCCGGGTCTACGTCCCGTTCGGGACGTCGTGGTACCCGTACCTCATGCGCCGGCTCGCCGAGCGGCCGGCGAACCTCATGTTCATGACCGCGAACGTGGTCCGGGAAGCGTTGGGCGGCTCCGGCCGCGGCGGCGCGCCGGCGACGAACGACGCCCGCTCCGCCGCCGCGCCGGGCGGCGACGCGTTCCGCACGAACGGCGCCCACGGCGCCGGCGCGACGGCGGCGGGCGAGCGCCGCGACGCCCGCGCCGACGTGGCGGGCGCGGGCGCGGACCGCCGTTAG